The following nucleotide sequence is from Coffea eugenioides isolate CCC68of unplaced genomic scaffold, Ceug_1.0 ScVebR1_1762;HRSCAF=2674, whole genome shotgun sequence.
cACCTAATCAGTGGttgaatatgagagccagttcacccgcttGTCCAAATTCGCTCCTGAACTTATTTTAACCGAACAAAGGAGGGCGAGGCGTTTCCTTCAGGGGCTTAACGTAGAGATACAAAAGGATTTGGCTGTGGCCCAAATCACTACCTTCAGTGATGCTGTTGAGAAAGCTTTACGATCTGGGAACGCAAGGCTCCAagtgagaaattttcaaaataaaaaacgTGGATTTTCTGGGAGTAGCTCCACTCAAGGGAATAAGAGTACCCCTCCCAAATTTGGAAGGGGAACTGGAGGAGGACGATTTCCGGGTACGGCAAGAGGGGCTCCGCCAAGAGGTGGCCAGACGGGACGAGGCCAACAGAGGAGTGCCTCACAAGGGAGTTCCGCCACTGTTTCTCGTGGCCCGTGTGGGTTCTGTGGGAAGCCGAACCACACGGAGGATAACTGCtggagaaaagagaagaagtGCCTACGATGTGGGAGTGCGGAGCACCAGATAGCCAGCTGTCCAGTTCAACCTCGAGAGGCGAGAGGGACGACACAATCTCACTCTTCTAAGGCTACCTCAGGGCAGTCAAGAGTGGAAGGGGTGAAACCGAAGGTGCTTGCTCGGGTGTATTCTATCGAGCAGCGTCCTGTCCCTGATTCGGcagaggtggtggaaggtacgatccctgtctTCCACTGTCTAGCTAGAATTTTGATAGACCTCGGGGCCACCCATTCTTTTGTTAACCATGATTTCATGTGTGGAATTGACATTACCCCTATTAGTTTGCCATATGATCTAGAAGTAAGTACTCCCACGGGGAACCAGTGTTTGGTTACTAGTAAGATGTATGTAAACTGTAAAAtctgggtaggagagaggaagttATTGGGGAATTTAATAAGTTTAGCCATTAAGCggtatgatgtgatattggGCATGGATTGGTTAGTTAGGTATGATGCCCAGCTGGACTGTAAGAGGGAAGTAGTGGAATTCCATATCCCTGGAGAGGCGACCTTAAGGCTAGATGTGAAGGGCGGTCTAGCCTCATCTGCAATGATTTCGGGTATTCAGGCTAGGAAACTATTGAGTAGAGGGGCTCAAGGGTTCTTAGCCTTTCTCATCAACACTCCCACTGATAAGTTAAAAGTAAAAGATGTTCCAGTAGTGGGCGAATATTCGGATGTGTTTCCCAATGAGCTAGTGAATCTACCACCgcaaagagagatagaatttgaGATTAACTTGTTACCAGGGActtcacctatctctaagaccccataccgtatggcacctgctgaacttAAGGAGCTGAAGCTGCAgctgcaag
It contains:
- the LOC113755807 gene encoding uncharacterized protein LOC113755807, translating into MEGTRSGRGHGHGSRQPSDRGTAETSTGPNPEPRVDLNVQIAAAMQQMTDLLAHVVQQQGHNPNPPVGNPRNPGNHVESEDRALERFQKFSPPKFLGGPDPDVAEQWLEKMIDIFTALHYLEERQVTFAIFQLEGAARSWWNITRTKRARRFLQGLNVEIQKDLAVAQITTFSDAVEKALRSGNARLQVRNFQNKKRGFSGSSSTQGNKSTPPKFGRGTGGGRFPGTARGAPPRGGQTGRGQQRSASQGSSATVSRGPCGFCGKPNHTEDNCWRKEKKCLRCGSAEHQIASCPVQPREARGTTQSHSSKATSGQSRVEGVKPKVLARVYSIEQRPVPDSAEVVEGTIPVFHCLARILIDLGATHSFVNHDFMCGIDITPISLPYDLEVSTPTGNQCLVTSKMYVNCKIWVGERKLLGNLISLAIKRYDVILGMDWLVRYDAQLDCKREVVEFHIPGEATLRLDVKGGLASSAMISGIQARKLLSRGAQGFLAFLINTPTDKLKVKDVPVVGEYSDVFPNELVNLPPQREIEFEINLLPGTSPISKTPYRMAPAELKELKLQLQDLLERGFIRESGSP